Below is a genomic region from Salinirussus salinus.
CGACAGCCACTCCGGGATGGTGCCCTGGACCGGGAGCTGGTAGTTCTCGACCTCGGCATCCAGCGAGCGAAACCCCGGCATGAAGGCGGCGTCTGGCACGCGATCACCTGAGGGCGCCGGGCGTATAGCTGTGTGGGGAGTGGAACCGAAGTGCGTGTTGAGAAGTCCCGGGTCCGGGAGAGCCGAGCACAGCAAGAAAGCCCCCGGGCGCTCGTCGGCTGCGCCTCGCTGCGCTCCTCAGTCGCTTCGCTCCTTGCGGTGCTTGCTTCGTCTCGCTCGACGAGCGCCCGGCCCCTTTCAGTCCCGCCCGATACCACATACCTCCCCAGCCGACTGCGGTGTCTGCTCACGAGCCTCCGGCCCGTTCGCACGGGCCGAGGCGCCGCAGGCGCCTCGCGGCTCGCTCGCTCCGCTCCTCATCCCTCGCGCAGTGTCGTCGCGGCACGGGGCCGCGACAGCGCGCGCCCGATTCAACTGTCTAGATCGGGCGGGACTGAAAGGGGCCGCTCGCTCGGCGCCTGAGACGACGCAAGCACCGCAAGGAGCGAAAGCGACTGAGGAGCGCAGCGAGTCGCAATAGCCGAGCGAGCGGGGGCTTTCTTGCCGTACTCCATACTCTCGACAGCTGCATTGTTCGGCCGAATACCGGATCCGCCTCGACCCTCACTCCACCCGCGAGAGCGTCGCGTCGACGCCGTTGCCAGGCCGAAGCGTCGGCGTCACCGTCAGGTTCGAGAGCTGGTCCCGGGGAACATCGAGGTCGAAGTCCTTCACCAGCGTCGCAAGCGCGACCCGGGCGCCGTTGATAGCGAACCCGCGGCCGATACAGGAGTGGGGGCCGCTGGCGAAGGCGAAGTACGGGCCCTGGCCGCTCGGGTCGCGGTCGTCCCACCGCGAGGGGTCGAACTGCCGGGGGTTCTCGAAGTAGCGGCCGTCCCGGTGGACCGACCACTGGGGCATGAGCACGAGCGCCCCGTCGGGGACGTGGTACTCCCCGAGTAGCTGGTCGCCGTCGGCCTGCCGGAAGACCGACCAGGCCGGCGGGTACAGCCGCAGGGCCTCGGTGAACACCTTCCCCGTGTAGGTGAGGTCGGCGGCGTGCTCGTAGCCGGGCTCGTCGTCGCCGATGACCTCGCGGGCCTCGGCGCGGACCCGCTCTCGAATTTCGGGGTGCCAGGACAGCAGCGTCTGGGTGTAGGTCGTCCCCAGCGCCGTCGTCTCGTGGCCGGCGATCAGGAAGGTGACGACCTGGTCCCGGAGGTGGTTCTCGGGGTACTCGCGGTCGCCGGATTCCTCCGCCAGCATGAGGAAATCCAGCATGTCACTCGGCGGGCCGGCAGGGTCGCGCTCGGCCCGCTTGGTCTCGATGATCTCCTCGCCCATCCGGCGCAGGCTCGCGGCCATCTCCTCGGTCTCGTCGGGGAGGCGACGGGGGAACCACTCGGGGGTGACCGTCGTGGTCGAGATCTCGAACTCGACGGCCGCCTGCTTCATCAGTTCGTGGAGCTCGGCGGCACGGTCGGGACCGATGTCGACACCGAACAGGGCCTCCGTGGCCGCCCGGACCGTCACGCTCGTCATGTCGCGGTGCAGGTCCCGGTCGGGCTCGCCGGCCGCGACGGCGTCGTCCCACTCCCCGCGGAGCCGCGCCGCCCCCTCGCCGACGGCGTCGACGTAGGTCTCCAGCGGCCCGCTGCCAAAGCCCGGCGAGACCGCCGTCCGCTGGTCGCGCCAGAGCTCCCCCTCTGTCTGGACGAGCCCGTTCTCCGAGATGAGCGCCGCCGCGCCCGAGGCGGGCAGGCGGGTGAAATCGTCGACCTGGGCCATGGCCTCGTGACACAGGTCGGGGTTCGTCACGACGACGATGGAGGGGCCCGCCGGGACGTCCACCTCGGCGAGGTCGGCGTAGCGCGACTGGATCCCCTCCACGAAGCGGAGCGGGCTGCGCGCGAAGCGCAGGGCGTTGACGATGCCGGCCTCGGGCGGACGCGGGGGGCTGCGTCCCTGACTCATAGCCACTAGTACGGCTGTACGAAAATGACTGTTCGGGTCCGCGGGAAGGCGCGCGGACCGGGGCGTCGACGGCCCCGGGCTGGCCGGTCAGTCGACCATCCCCGCGACCAGCTCGCGGACGTGAGCGAGTTCGTCGGGGACGACCGTGTGGCCCATCCCCTCGTAGACCTCCTCGGTCACGTCGGCCCCGAGTGCCGCCAGCGCCTCGGCGGTTTCGTGGACGCGCTCGACGGGGATGTGCGGGTCGACGTCGCTACAGCCGAGGAAGGCGGGCGTCCCGTCCAGCGACCCCTCGTAGTCGAAGTCGGTGCCTTCCGGGCCGATCAGCCCGCCGGAGAGGGCGACGATACCGCCGTACCTGGTGGGGTTACGCGCCGCGTACTCGGTAGCGAGACACGCCCCCTGCGAGAAGCCGCCGACTGCGACGCGCTCGGTCGGGACGCCCGCCCCGGTGAGCCGCTCGGCTGTCCGGCCGACGGTGGCGAGCGCCCCGGAGAGGTAGGGCTCGTTCGAGTCGATTGGCGCCATGAAGGAGTTGGGGTACCAGGTGCCGCGGACGG
It encodes:
- a CDS encoding cytochrome P450, which gives rise to MSQGRSPPRPPEAGIVNALRFARSPLRFVEGIQSRYADLAEVDVPAGPSIVVVTNPDLCHEAMAQVDDFTRLPASGAAALISENGLVQTEGELWRDQRTAVSPGFGSGPLETYVDAVGEGAARLRGEWDDAVAAGEPDRDLHRDMTSVTVRAATEALFGVDIGPDRAAELHELMKQAAVEFEISTTTVTPEWFPRRLPDETEEMAASLRRMGEEIIETKRAERDPAGPPSDMLDFLMLAEESGDREYPENHLRDQVVTFLIAGHETTALGTTYTQTLLSWHPEIRERVRAEAREVIGDDEPGYEHAADLTYTGKVFTEALRLYPPAWSVFRQADGDQLLGEYHVPDGALVLMPQWSVHRDGRYFENPRQFDPSRWDDRDPSGQGPYFAFASGPHSCIGRGFAINGARVALATLVKDFDLDVPRDQLSNLTVTPTLRPGNGVDATLSRVE
- a CDS encoding alpha/beta hydrolase; the encoded protein is MTDDPHAGQPVRTAGAEPEDARAGVVLCHGRGARAESMLDIARQVDVDGVAYLAPQAVRGTWYPNSFMAPIDSNEPYLSGALATVGRTAERLTGAGVPTERVAVGGFSQGACLATEYAARNPTRYGGIVALSGGLIGPEGTDFDYEGSLDGTPAFLGCSDVDPHIPVERVHETAEALAALGADVTEEVYEGMGHTVVPDELAHVRELVAGMVD